The Phormidium sp. PBR-2020 DNA segment TTGGCCCACCGTCACTTGTCCCAGAACCGGTGATAGTTTTTCCATCCAGCGATCGAGGTCATCCACGGTTCCCCGAATCAAGCCATAGGCCTGGGGAACATAGATACTCAACAAGGGATATTTGACCTCGGGGTTATAGGCCCGGGCCACCGCCACCACCACCGCTTGTCCCCGTTGCCAGAAACAGGCCCAATCCTCCCAGAAAGGGGGGTCCTGTTGAGTCTCTTGTAAAATCTCCTTGAGGGCATCTCGCACGGCTTGAGCGGCTTCTGGATTGTTGCCATGCTGTTCGGCTTGATTGCGACTGGCTTCAAGTTGTTGATTGGCATCGGCTACCGCCGCTTCAAGTTGAGCCAGTTGGGGTTTGGTCCAGCGGGCCAACAGCCAACGCCAACCGAGGAGAATCACTAGGAACACAGCCCAAATCCAGCTCACGCCCCAATGTTGAATTTGCCAGCCGGCAGCCACGAGGATAAAGCCAACGATACTGACTAAGGGTAGGGCTAGGATAGCCCATTGCCAAGGTTTGAATCGTACCATCACCGGGTCTCCACATTGATGGGTCTTTAAGGGATCTCAAACGAGCTGATAGGGAACCTCCCAAGACTCAGGATTTTGAGGATTTCCCCCTAGGAAGGAGGCAGGCCAGACTTCTCCATCGGGATCGACTTGTAGGCCCTGATAGCCGTGATCCCAAAGGTTGATAATTACCAGTTGTAGGGTTTCCTCGATCGCCACGATGGGAATCTGCTCTAAATGAGCCTCGGTCACCTCTAGGGTTTTCAGGTTCCGCAGGCCTGGATAATCGGAGTCTTGCAAGGGAGCAAAACTCCAATGTTCGCCATCGCCATCCTGGCCCCACCAGAGAGTTGTTCCGGGGGGAACCTGTTGTTTGATATAAAGTTGGGCGCGATCGCCAATTAATTCAGGTAGTGAAGCGGTCATAAATCCAGGATGCGTAACTGGGGATCATTAGTTGAGGAGTTGCGTAAACTCATCAGAGTCATCAATGTCGTCGGAGACATCGACAGACAATTCTTGATACTTCAAGCGAGCAAATACTCGGTAGCAATCCGAAGACTTGGCATTTCCTTCGGAGGAATCTCCCACTTCCACGAGGCTATACTCAACATTTTCGGCATGAATGGCAAAGGCAATCTTGAATAGCTCAAAAAAGTGAATCACCCATTGACAGTCTTCTTCCGGCAAATGCTCATAGTAGCGAATAAGCTGGGCAATCCGAGTTTCTAAATGGATTCGAGAATGACGACTAATCAGGACTAACTTGAGCAGGATCGCCACCAACGCCAGAGGATTACCACAGGAGAGCATCCAAATAAAGATAGCAGAGGGTTCCGTCCCATTTTCACTCATGAGGGCATCAATAGCCCGATTGCAAGTCCGCAGTCGTAAGGACTCATCTACGGGATCGTTATGCTTATCAATATAGAGCAGATCCAGTCGTTCCGAGAGTCGTTGACGCAGGACTTGAGCCAGGTCTTTATCGGACCAGGAAAACAGGAGATATTTTTGGAGACTACGTTTGAAATCTCGATAACGCTGGTTTTCCGTTTGCCGTAGAAAGACGTTAGCTAAGTTTTCATAGCTGAGACTGCCACGACGAGCCAAAATGGTTTTAATAATCCGCAGAACTTCATCGCCAAAAATGGTTGGATTGGGGTGCTGCTGGTCATCATAGCGCACCATTTGGGCGCGGGTGATGTAGATAGCTAAGTCAAACTTAAAGCGGTCTTTAAGCCGCTGGGAGACCGCCCGAGACACTTCCCGCTGTTCCATGGGGTTATCGGGATTGGAATATTGAGGAACCAGCAAATAGGCGGTGTAGCGATCGCTCCATTTGGCGGCCTCAACTTCCTCAAATTCCCCTTCATCATATTTGGCGGTAAAGACTTGTAAATCTTGGTAGTCTTTCCCATCCGTAAAAATTTGCAACCAAGCTCGAACCCGTTGTAAATGAGGAGAGAGGGTGCGCTCGCGAATTGAGGGTTCTTGAAAGAGCTGAACCAGTTTGGGGATAAACTTATGCTGGCGGTTGGCTTCCCAGTTATTAAAGAGGATGTAGCACGATCGCTTTACTGTATGGCGAAAGCCACTCTCCTCATTGGCCTCTACCAGTTGCTTGAGGGACTGGAAGGCCTCTAAGTTCTTGACGTTATTATAGTCAATAAATAGGCCCCGAAACTCTTGTAAAACATCTTCCGGCGACCACGCCCGAACAATTTCTAGCAGATAGTTATAAACAATCTCCTGAGTTTGTTCTTGTAGATGCTCATCCGGTCGGTTGGTAGCGATAAAGGGCGTCGGTCGCTGGGTCGGGCGTTGCTTATCAAACATAGGTTCGTACCCCGATTAACTCAACATAGCCAGAATTGCCGTCGCGATCACCTCCCATTATCCCGCAAATTTACGAAAGCGGGGTCGCACCAGCGACCCCGGATTTTCAGTTTGTGGGCAACCTAGCGGAACATACTACTAACAGAACTGTCTTCGTGAATGCGCCAAATCGTCTCACCCAGCACATTAGCAACGGAGAGAACCTTGAGTTGGTCAAACATCCGCTCTGGAGGAATGGGGATGGTATTGGTGACAATGACTTCTTCAAAGACCCCACTGGACAGTCGCTCTACCGCTGGGGGGGAGAAGACGGCATGGGTGGCACAGGCGTAAACCTGCCGGGCCCCCTCTTTGCGTAGCAGCCGCGCTCCTTCACTGATGGTTCCACCGGTGTCAATCATGTCATCGACCAGTACGGCAGTTTTACCCCGCACATCGCCAATGACATTCAACACCTCGGCCACATTGTGAGCTTGGCGACGCTTGTCAATAATCGCCAAGGGGGCATCATTGAGTTTTTTAGCAAAGGCCCGGGCCCGAGCAACTCCGCCGACATCGGGAGACACCACCACAATGTCATTGAGTTGCTTGTTCATGAGATAGTTAATCAGCACCGGAGACCCATAGACGTGATCGACAGGAATATCGAAATAGCCTTGAATCTGAGCCGAATGTAAATCCATGGCCAGAACCCGGTTAGCCCCGGCTTCGACCATCAAGTTAGCAACGAGTTTAGCGGTGATAGATTCTCGTCCAGCGGTTTTGCGGTCGGCACGCGCGTAGCCATAGTAGGGCAAGACGGCGGTCACCTGACGTGCGGAAGCTCGACGACAGGCATCGATGACGATCAGTAACTCCATGAGATGATCGTTCACCGGATGACAGACAGGCTGAATTAGATAGACATCACAGCCTCGAATGGACTCCTGAATCTGCACATAGAGTTCGCCATCAGCGAAACGCTTACGTACCATGGGACCGAGATCGATTCCGAGGTAACGAGCGACTTCTTGAGATAACGGCAGGTTGGCAGACCCAGAGAATAGCCTTAATCGATTGTTATCGACAACAGAGAGTAAAGAAGGCTGAAGCGATAAAGTTGCAGAACGGCTCACAGCGAACCCTCGACGGCACATTAGTTTAAGGCAATGTTATCATTGGAACTGCCGATCTGCTCGAAAATTTAGAGGTTTTGAGGAAGATTCCTGGACAAAATTGAGATCCCCTCTCGCTGAAAAAGGCTCACTGTCGAGGTTTAGCTGAATTTTGACCTTAAACTTAAATTTTGCATTTTTTGTCCGGATGCCGGCGATCGCCCCCAACCGAACCGCCGCCGCGCAAAGACAGTACAATAGACAGATGGCTCCCGCGCCAGTCCCTTTCCGATGATTTACTTAGGAGCTAGCCTCTCCATGTCTTATGCTCGTTAGTGATGATTTACTGCTGTATTACCAACGGTGCGATCGGCGGGCATTTTTGGATGTGTTCGGTGACTCCCGTCAACAAGATCCCCTTGACAACTTCTTACTCAAGCTACGCCAAGACAGTCGCAGCCACCGTCAGGAGGTTTTAAGTCAGTATCATTACCAGCGTCCGAATTGGTCGGGAAGTGACTGGTACGGGGGGACTCAAGCCACGTTAGCGTTGATGGAACAGGGGGTTGAGGCCATCTATCGAGGGGTGCTTTCGGCCCCATGGCTTCCGGGAGTTGACTTAGTCTCCAAGCCAGATCTCTTCGTCCGCCATCCCGGTTCGTCCCGCTTTGGAGATTGGCTCTACATTCCCTATGATATTCGCTTCGGAAAACGCCCCAAACTTGATTATCAAATCGTTGGGGCGTTTCATGGTTTAGTCCTCTCGCAACAACAAGAGGTCTGGCCTCCCACCACCTGGCTGGTCTTACGGGGCCGCAAACCCCATGCGGTGGACTTCCTGAAACGGGTTCCTGAGATGCAGCAGCTTCTCCATGACTGCATTGTTAGTTTACGTCAGCCCCACACCCCAGAATTATTCTTATCCCGGCAAAAATGCAATTTGTGCCATTGGTATAATTTTTGTCATCAGGCGGCGGAGTCGCAACGTCATTTGTCCCTAATCCCTGGGATTACCCCTAATCGCTATGGCCAGTTACAGGAAATGGGAATTACTAGCCTGGCCGCGTTAGCCGATACCCCGCGATCGCAGCTTAAGATGGTCTTTGGGGCTGAGGCGGGGAATCAGTTAGCCCAACAGGCCCTAGCCTCCCATGATCAACAGCCTCTGTTACGAGACGGGGCCCTGGCCCACCTCCTCCAGCCTCCCCGCAATCGTTGGTTAGCCGGTCCCCAGAGGGCGATCGAAATTCACTTTGATATTGAAGCAGAACCGGATTTAGATCTCGATTTTCTTCTTGGTGCTTTGGTGGTTGACCATCGCCACAATCGCCAAACCTATTATGGATTTATGGCAAAATCTCCCCAAGAAGAAGCCCAGGTTTGGCAGCAATTTCTAGAACTGATGGAGTCCTATCCCAATGCACTTATTTTTCACTTTTGCGACTATGAAGTGAAGACCATTGAACGCTTGGCTAAGCTCTATAAAACTCCCAAACATCGCCATCAAGCCTTAATCAATCGCTGTGTTGATATCCATTGGTGGGTGACCCAATCAACAGTGTTACCCGTAGAAAGTTATGCTCTTAAACCGATCGCCCGCTGGTTAGGCTTCAACTGGCGCAATCCTAAAGCAAATGGTGCTCAATGTATTTGCTGGTATAACCAATGGCTCGCTGAGCAAGATCCCACCTGTTTAGAGGCAATCCTGGAATATAACGAAGATGATTGTCGTGCTACCTATACTCTAAAAACATGGCTCGGTCAGTTTCTTGAACCCTATTACCGAGATGCCATGGAGCCAGACATCCATAAGCTCATTAATTATTAGCTCATACTAATTAACTCATTCGTCTGCCTGATCCTGAGGGTATCGAGACGTGAAGGTTGACTCGAAGATATCCAGGAGATGTTGTGATTGCGATCATAGGCAGACTGAGATTTGGACAGTAGCATGGTACGAATAGGGAACACTGCCCGAATCAGAACCTCCCTGACTCGTCATATTAGCTTTTAAGGACATGGTCAACCGCCCCAGCCTTGCTTCTGACTTAACTCGCTCCATTTCTGACCGGGAGTCCTTCTCCACGATGTCCAAGTCTCTTGCTTCTCAATCCTCCTCCACTGCCGTATCTGACACCTTGATTCAAAATATTTCTTGGGATACCCTCTCCCACTTCATCACCCAGACCGCTGCCGTGACTGGCCGGGATTACTATCCCGTTTTAGCGGAACAGTTAACGGCGAGCCTAGATGTCAAATATGCCATTATCGGGGAAATTTGCCAATGGCGCGATCAGCAGCCTACGCGAGTGCGAACGCTGTGCTTTTGGAATGGTCAGGGTGTGGTGGATAACTTTGAGTATAATCTCCAAGGCACTCCCTGCGGGCGCTTATTAGAACAGGCCTGTGAAACTTCGGGGGACTTAAGCCTCTGTTGGTTTCCCGAAGATGTGCAACAACACTTCCCTGACGATATTGACCTTGTCCACCTCAATGCCGAATCCTATCTTGGCATCGCCTTACTCGATCTAGATACCCGTCAACCCGTCGGCCATATCTGCATTTTAGATGACCGTCCCCTCTCCGTGGAAAAGCGTCATCACGCCGAAGTTCTCCTGAGTTTATTTGCCACGCGAACGGTAGCTGAACTGAAGCGAGAACAGGCAGAGCAGCGAGAACAAGAGAGAATCAAAGAACTAGAGGGCACACTTGAAGAACTCAAATATACTCAGTCAAAACTGGTTCAAATTGAGAAAATTTCTAGCTTAGGGCAATTGGTGGCAGGGGTGGCCCACGAGATTAATAATCCCCTCGGCTGCATCACTGGGAATCTTTCGCACACGGCTGACTATACCGCCGATCTCCTGGAACATCTGAGTTTATATCAACAGCATTATCGTGATACGCCTCCGGAACTGAGTGAACATGCTGAGGAGGTTGATCTTGACTATCTAATTGAGGATTTTCCCCTGATTGTCAATTCGATGAAAGTCAGTGTCGATCGCATCCAAGAGATTGTCTCTTCTCTCCGTCAGTTTTCCCGACTCGATGCCGAGGAAACCCTTTGTGATGTTCACGAAGGCCTTGATAGTACCTTAGTCGTGTTGCGACATCGCCTCAAAGCCAATTCAGAACGGCCTGAAATTAAAGTTCTGAAGGCTTACGACGAACTTCCCAAAATTCTCGCTCGTCCGGGACAACTGAATCAGGTATTTATGAACCTCCTCAGCAATGCGATTGATGCCGTGGAAGAAAGCAATCAGGGTCGCAGTTATCGTGACATTGAAACCCATCCTAATATCATCGGGATTCGTACCCAACATTTGCAAGACCAGGAGGGCGATCGCATCGCCATCTGTATCACCGACAATGGAAGCGGCATTCCGGCTGAGGTTCAACCCCGACTGTTTGAGACCTTTTTCACCACCAAAGACGGGGAACGAGGAACGGGGTTAGGCCTATCGCTGAGTCGGCAAATCATCACCGAGAACCATGGGGGAAGTCTGAGTTTTGACTCCACCCCCGGCCAAGGCACAGAGTTTATCATTGAACTCCCCGTCATCCCTGCTGACCCAGAATAACCGGTCTCACCCCCCGAGACTATCCCAGAACCTGTTGCAGAAACGCCCACTTGTCGGCTACTTCCTCAATCCGTTTGCTGGTGGGTTTACCGGCCCCATGGCCAGCTTTGGTTTCAATGCGAATCAACAGCGGCTTCTCGCCAGCATCGGCCGCTTGCAGGGCCGCCGCGAACTTGAAACTATGACCCGGAACCACGCGATCGTCATGGTCTCCGGTAATAATGAGCGTTGCCGGATAGCCAGTCCCAGATTTGACGCGATGCAAGGGAGAATAGGCAAACAGGGCCTTAAACTCCTCCGGGTCATCGGGAGACCCATAATCAGAACACCAGGCCCAGCCAATGGTGAACTTGTGGAACCGCAACATATCCAACACTCCCACCTCGGGAATGGCCGCCGCGAACAAGTCCGGCCGTTGCGTCATGCAGGCCCCCACCAACAGGCCGCCGTTACTTCCCCCGCCAATGGCCAGTTTCTCAGAACGAGTATAGCCTTGGTCAATCAGCCATTCTGCTGCGGCGATAAAGTCATCAAAGACATTCTGCTTGTTCTGTTTAACCCCCGCCTGATGCCAGGCTTCGCCATATTCCCCGCCGCCTCGCAGGTTGGGAATGGCTAAAACCCCGCCGAGTTCCATCCAAACCAACTGACTGACGGAAAAACTCGGGGTTAGGGAGATGTTGAAACCGCCATAGCCGTAGAGATAGGTGGGATTGCTGCCATCGCGAACTAATCCCTGTTTATGGGTGATAAACATGGGAATACGAGTCCCATCTTGGCTGTGATAGAACACCTGATGGGTTTCGTACTCGTCCGGGTTAAAGTCCACCGTTGGCTGACGGAACAGGGTACTCTCGCCGCTGGTGAGGTCGTAGCGATAGATGGTGGTGGGGGTGGTGAAGGCGGTGAAGGCGTAGAAGGTTTCCGTATCGCTGGGTTTGCCGCCAAAGCCGCCGACAGACCCAATTCCCGGTAGGTCAATGTCCCCTAGGGGGTCACCGCTGAGGCTGAAGCGTTTGACCTGACTACGGGCATCTTTGAGGTATTCGACGACAAATTGATGGTTCAGGAGGCTAACGCCTTGGAGAACATCGTCGGCTTCGGGAATGACGGTGTGGCGATCGCCCCCAGGGAGGTCTAAGGCAATGAGACAATAGCGGGGGGCGTTAAAGTCGGTAGTCAGCCAAAGGCGATCGCCCTCATTCCCCACCACATCATAGCGGGCCTCCCAGGTGTCAATCAATGCCACCACTGGTGCGTCCAATTGCGGCGAACTGGGGGTTTGTAAGTCTTGATAGAAGACCAGATTTTTTGGTTCCGTTCCCCGCCAGACGGAGATAATCAGATAGCGGCCATCGTCGGTGACATCGCCACTAAAGCCCCATTCTTTCTCGTCGGGCCGTTCATAGATGAGAACATCCTCACTTTGGGCTGTCCCGCGACGGTGATAATAGAGTTTTTGGAAGTAGTTAATGTCTTCGTATTGACTTTCTTCCTCGGGGCGATCGTAGGCACTATAGTAGAAGCCTTGATTGTCATGAGTCCAGGCGGCCCCGGAGAATTTACTCCATTTCACCTCATCGCTGAGGTCGTCGCCGCTGTCGATATTGCGAATATGCCAGGTTTTCCAGTCAGACCCCGACTCAGAGAGGGCGTAGGCCAGCCAGTGACCATCAGGGGAAATGGCGTAACCCGTTAGGGCCACAGTTCCATCCTCGGAGAGTTGGTTGGGGTCTAGGAGGACTCGGGGATTGCCGTCTAAGTCATCGAGGACATAGAGAACGTTTTGGTTTTGCAGGCCATCATTTTTGAAGTAGAAGTAGCGATCGCCCTCTTTGAAGGGAATCCCATATTTTTCGTAGTTCCAGAGTTGAGTCAGTCTCTGTTTGAGGCGATCGCGATCGGGACTCTGTTTAAGAAAACCAAAGGTTAACTCATTTTGCGCCTCAATCCAAGCCCGAGTTTCCTCAGAGTCAGAGTCTTCTAACCAACGATAAGGGTCAGGAATTTCGATACCATGATAGGTCTCAATTTGGTCACTTTGTCGAGCATTAGGATAGGTAAACGCCATAAATCTTACAGGTTAAGGAGTGAACAAAAAACGCAAAAAACCAATTTAAAAGTTTTTCGAGAGAGGAAAAACGAACCCAAAAATACCCCATTAAAATTCATCTCGTAGGGGCGAACGGCTGTTCGCCCTCCTCAGATTATCGGTCTGCAAACGATTCGCCCTCTTAATCTTGTTGATGAGAAAACTGATACGCACCAATCCAAGAGAGGGCGACAGCCACCACAAACAACACCGGAATA contains these protein-coding regions:
- a CDS encoding ribose-phosphate pyrophosphokinase, which translates into the protein MSRSATLSLQPSLLSVVDNNRLRLFSGSANLPLSQEVARYLGIDLGPMVRKRFADGELYVQIQESIRGCDVYLIQPVCHPVNDHLMELLIVIDACRRASARQVTAVLPYYGYARADRKTAGRESITAKLVANLMVEAGANRVLAMDLHSAQIQGYFDIPVDHVYGSPVLINYLMNKQLNDIVVVSPDVGGVARARAFAKKLNDAPLAIIDKRRQAHNVAEVLNVIGDVRGKTAVLVDDMIDTGGTISEGARLLRKEGARQVYACATHAVFSPPAVERLSSGVFEEVIVTNTIPIPPERMFDQLKVLSVANVLGETIWRIHEDSSVSSMFR
- a CDS encoding TM0106 family RecB-like putative nuclease — translated: MLVSDDLLLYYQRCDRRAFLDVFGDSRQQDPLDNFLLKLRQDSRSHRQEVLSQYHYQRPNWSGSDWYGGTQATLALMEQGVEAIYRGVLSAPWLPGVDLVSKPDLFVRHPGSSRFGDWLYIPYDIRFGKRPKLDYQIVGAFHGLVLSQQQEVWPPTTWLVLRGRKPHAVDFLKRVPEMQQLLHDCIVSLRQPHTPELFLSRQKCNLCHWYNFCHQAAESQRHLSLIPGITPNRYGQLQEMGITSLAALADTPRSQLKMVFGAEAGNQLAQQALASHDQQPLLRDGALAHLLQPPRNRWLAGPQRAIEIHFDIEAEPDLDLDFLLGALVVDHRHNRQTYYGFMAKSPQEEAQVWQQFLELMESYPNALIFHFCDYEVKTIERLAKLYKTPKHRHQALINRCVDIHWWVTQSTVLPVESYALKPIARWLGFNWRNPKANGAQCICWYNQWLAEQDPTCLEAILEYNEDDCRATYTLKTWLGQFLEPYYRDAMEPDIHKLINY
- a CDS encoding prolyl oligopeptidase family serine peptidase yields the protein MAFTYPNARQSDQIETYHGIEIPDPYRWLEDSDSEETRAWIEAQNELTFGFLKQSPDRDRLKQRLTQLWNYEKYGIPFKEGDRYFYFKNDGLQNQNVLYVLDDLDGNPRVLLDPNQLSEDGTVALTGYAISPDGHWLAYALSESGSDWKTWHIRNIDSGDDLSDEVKWSKFSGAAWTHDNQGFYYSAYDRPEEESQYEDINYFQKLYYHRRGTAQSEDVLIYERPDEKEWGFSGDVTDDGRYLIISVWRGTEPKNLVFYQDLQTPSSPQLDAPVVALIDTWEARYDVVGNEGDRLWLTTDFNAPRYCLIALDLPGGDRHTVIPEADDVLQGVSLLNHQFVVEYLKDARSQVKRFSLSGDPLGDIDLPGIGSVGGFGGKPSDTETFYAFTAFTTPTTIYRYDLTSGESTLFRQPTVDFNPDEYETHQVFYHSQDGTRIPMFITHKQGLVRDGSNPTYLYGYGGFNISLTPSFSVSQLVWMELGGVLAIPNLRGGGEYGEAWHQAGVKQNKQNVFDDFIAAAEWLIDQGYTRSEKLAIGGGSNGGLLVGACMTQRPDLFAAAIPEVGVLDMLRFHKFTIGWAWCSDYGSPDDPEEFKALFAYSPLHRVKSGTGYPATLIITGDHDDRVVPGHSFKFAAALQAADAGEKPLLIRIETKAGHGAGKPTSKRIEEVADKWAFLQQVLG